In Rutidosis leptorrhynchoides isolate AG116_Rl617_1_P2 chromosome 2, CSIRO_AGI_Rlap_v1, whole genome shotgun sequence, one genomic interval encodes:
- the LOC139887814 gene encoding DNA repair protein recA homolog 1, chloroplastic-like: MHQCLQARLISQALRKMLGNASKAGYTLIFLNQIRYKINGFNGNPEVTNGGIDLKFFVSVRLEIRPIIREGGEDIGLKVRVRVQKSEVYRQYKQAKFEIIFGEGASKMGCIVDCAEMMDIVFKKSSWYIYRDQRDVKSGCWEPKNTCLLIAIAFKTNEKTLSYGEIGEMGLVENGDFGLGKLLTKVMEYAGVGNVSME, from the exons ATGCATCAATGTTTGCAAGCACGTCTCATAAGTCAGGCACTACGTAAGATGTTAGGCAATGCTTCTAAAGCGGGTTATACTCTCATCTTTCTCAACCAAATAAGATACAAG ATTAATGGTTTTAATGGAAATCCAGAAGTTACAAATGGGGGTATTGATTTAAAGTTTTTTGTATCTGTTCGACTTGAAATACGCCCTATTATCC GTGAAGGTGGTGAGGACATTGGGCTTAAAGTTAGAGTAAGAGTTCAAAAGAGTGAG GTTTATAGACAATACAAGCAAGCTAAGTTTGAAATTATATTCGGGGAGGGAGCCAGCAAAATG GGATGTATAGTGGATTGTGCTGAAATGATGGACATTGTATTCAAGAAGAGCTCTTGGTATATCTACCGAGATCAAAG GGAT GTAAAG TCAGGTTGTTGGGAGCCGAAAAACACATGTCTTTTAATCGCTATTGCATTTAAAACAAATGAGAAAACTCTCTCTTAT GGAGAAATTGGTGAAATGGGCTTAGTGGAGAATGGTGATTTTGGATTGGGTAAGTTGTTGACTAAAGTAATGGAGTATGCAGGTGTTGGGAATGTGTCTATGGAGTGA